Proteins from a genomic interval of Nasonia vitripennis strain AsymCx chromosome 3, Nvit_psr_1.1, whole genome shotgun sequence:
- the LOC100118980 gene encoding adenomatous polyposis coli protein isoform X2 yields MTSSPSSLPVSSYEELLEQVRELSNEQLESSDFSFNADDLARVDHSLASIHKNYERELSEQSPSSRLSIEASQTLPLPPKPLLRLSESSESVTLKIPPGDPTSRLIAWRKKNQHLFPTDGGQQERRRPVSLHGPREDVLFGSNSFGVFNPTSKSSSRPASSLQIESTGPEQSSSSSSSSTQQLQSIPIPQLFAKTAQTYQQFDGSSTEEDSRPSSSLQLQCQRSQTSLPSQVSWPAKPDDTWSSTHSSASAGQPIAGSANENDFLSMMSFSSSASGAGSKSPAPGMQGQRRLGAKMDVVYSLLSMLGSTEGREDMSATLLSMSNSVDSCTVMRQSGCLPLLVQLIHAPGQDPETRERASRALYNIVHAKNDEKTSRREARVLRLLEQLRDYCQTLRNSLDSGQPLDDLESHPGATIAALMKLSFDEAHRHAMCQLGGLHAVAELIQMDHTVHGSESDDPNCITLRRYAGMALTNLTFGDGNNKSLLCSFRDFMKALVSQLASPSDDLRQVTASVLRNLSWRADSSSKQTLRQVGAVVGLMKAAMEGRKESTLKSILSALWNLSAHCSTNKMDICAVEGALAFLVDMLTYNAPSKTLAIVENAGGILRNVSSHIAVRDDYRAIVRERGCLQVLLKQLRSPSLTVVSNACGALWNLSARCPQDQRLLWDLGAVPMLRSLIHSKHKMISMGSSAALKNLLSARPNGSNLVHMDSTTRGLGLPTLPSLTARRQKALEQEIDQNLAETCDNIEPSTSPLSKDEKFTFKIDSTFLDTSNKTVKSFRPAEIPPSVSGQPGPSGLKFSTFSRSESRESMRSVTSTHSDTVFEKVNRQARKAMSPSELQMKQQSASLHSAINFDSGAPSDRRSKGLSEKKYTLRYMHAIPERLKPGEPLPDLRGLKCSSSTISWATAPNQDVACSKGLLHSSVEDNLSMTHSCDSANSKVGANPDLNSYSFARAKSTSPFNVVSNSNLPLNNAKITSPIANPFNDIVETDLDQPTDYSLKYLDHTSDDDKQSSAYFTGTDQEQDNVKTSCTEGTPYQSSLNSSRASSASDLLEDGRPRGFCRKSLDSNSTISSNGSKYFTLNTTLTGQNKPQSLISRASSRADSVRSTTSESTLTLEAGRSLESDSAIFEERKLGESSGVPSLSSLVGVEPKIIDESKPKGINNSRYEAFADGFRDQSVNNLARYATTTKLNDIEIHDVNEDVISGNQTTPLTSLESVDQQELQDEGDRSEITYTNDYYTVQETYTLEKDFRKAGQNDNDDCSVSQQCSSTLSFVSVDDKESRFDKIQKDSGELIENLTDQTHTAATSKSGSCESFDSIERSEQALLEICIKSGISKPEALLSSIENGAAVKSSLGRDDIDASKQTVNASSNIDNIYKSGSNTIEVTDRLQDEYRRQRDPDAMIASLDRLTAALVQQTEAMRERESSAMKASLLSDTWNEDSPNEVSFPSISVSAPLVSSFKSDLQEEDRSIPDSMTDSKIIEREAIKLAEAMSAEANRTSLTSLDLDAINPPSTMGSLISLTASIGGVTDNGDNSADKSRAYSSSLPLMQSIGRKKSLPITGVVARRALSHGQNRTSSLENLLNECNSGNISQLENVKPPSIMDELLDLGDMENSMLSVESITSEIADVTKDDNNDSHSLTSSGDPVFDLIKPVANVLSMTCMRYAETMQTSGNNSLSERLENINPPSLFNEVSQMDDSTVDVNTNCSDTLCIDAEFYSEEATHCVFDERIEEIANDTDEAASLLSSDHCSSVESTPKKRLYKNHPGQMTPKQKRQLAKERYKTYTIAAERVKREQEDLKKQEQTNSTSPKIYAGKCSPFSKLTPKQRRQEDRARFQTQVLETPVLDKTAHNSLESEPSKIPTPEKNSIQSLVKSGIPTLRKFGSATKTFKFTKSPDHEIKTKATNAQCDEETTEKQEEPSSPTKTTIYSNVQTENMNENRFATYDKRSLTNGVSKKYSQVHNDEEEQEEAAGVVASHLISYTVEHTEQNFTIYDKVDLDDSQSESENDSCEKDENQQLKGPRIVKPGTLSRDLSVESDKSEQEVPKGIRGRRKPLYSTPNTRKSTPQSSPLKQTSLVNRSNTSPIVRATRATTLRQNNSLQKSNSPAKNTNTAPATEKRVASANYSAKRSSIPQKMMSTPVKLERQGTFTKDEPEMENAPMVLPMSPCKSNFQTKSETPISKIPAKTSPVHVKSKISMRTPVRSNPSKLTKTASAEKITTPTGIPTIAKRSSTNLGSAVIKSSSNNQIAPTNESGIPRKVSLGQRSNSNSSIISNASNQGTRKMVKEATSKIATLWKKVEENKNKQRFEKPDTRQWITPKRAPTQIDSPQEEKEETCRLFRSSTFEGVTGDSVNPSQDLISISGEVTTV; encoded by the exons ATGACGTCGTCGCCGAGTAGCCTGCCGGTGTCCAGCTATGAGGAGCTGCTCGAGCAGGTTCGAGAGCTCAGCAACGAGCAGCTGGAGAGCTCGGACTTTTCCTTCAACGCCGACGATCTCGCCAGGGTCGATCATAGTCTCGCATCGATACACAAGAACTACGAGAGGG AGCTGAGCGAGCAGTCGCCGAGCAGTAGACTCAGTATCGAAGCTAGTCAGACGCTGCCTCTTCCGCCAAA GCCGCTGCTGAGACTCTCCGAGAGCAGCGAAAGCGTCACGCTGAAAATTCCACCCGGAGACCCGACCTCGCGACTCATTGCCTGGCGCAAGAAAAATCAACATCTATTCCCCACG GATGGCGGTCAGCAGGAGCGACGACGTCCAGTGTCGCTGCATGGGCCGCGCGAGGACGTGCTGTTCGGAAGCAACAGCTTCGGGGTTTTCAACCCGACGAGCAAGTCGTCCTCGAGACCGGCGAGCTCGCTGCAGATCGAGTCAACCGGTCCCGAGcagtccagcagcagcagcagtagctcgACTCAACAGCTTCAAAGCATTCCAATACCTCAG TTGTTTGCCAAAACTGCACAAACCTATCAACAGTTCGACGGGAGTAGCACCGAGGAGGATAGTCGTCCAAGTTCTTCCCTGCAGTTGCAGTGTCAAAGGTCTCAAACCTCGCTTCCCAGCCAAGTCTCTTGGCCAGCCAAACCAGATGATACATGGAGTTCGACTCACTCTTCGGCTTCGGCTGGACAACCGATTGCCGGCTCTGCCAACGAGAAC GACTTCTTGAGCATGATGAGCTTCTCGTCATCGGCCTCGGGAGCCGGATCAAAATCGCCAGCGCCGGGAATGCAGGGTCAGCGACGTCTGGGTGCCAAGATGGACGTGGTCTACAGTCTCCTGAGTATGCTGGGCAGTACCGAAGGCCGCGAGGACATGAGCGCTACCCTGCTGTCCATGAGCAACTCGGTGGACAGTTGTACGGTCATGCGGCAGTCTGGCTGCCTACCTCTTCTCGTTCAACTAATCCACGCGCCAGGACAAGACCCCGAAACTCGCGAACGTGCCTCTCGAGCTCTCTACAATATTGTTCACGCGAAGAACGATGAGAAGACGAGCCGGCGCGAAGCTCGAGTTTTACGGCTGCTCGAGCAGTTGCGCGACTACTGTCAGACTCTCAGGAATTCCCTTGATAGTGGACAGCCTCTGGATGACTTGGAGAGCCATCCAGGTGCAACCATTGCTGCTTTGATGAAGCTGTCCTTTGATGAAGCTCACAGGCATGCCATGTGCCAGCTTGGCGGTTTGCATGCAGTCGCTGAACTCATTCAGATGGACCATACTGTGCACGGCAGTGAGTCTGACGATCCCAACTGCATTACTTTGAGGCGCTATGCAGGCATGGCTCTGACTAATCTTACTTTTGGAGATGGGAATAATAAGTCTCTGCTTTGCTCCTTCCGAGACTTTATGAAAGCCTTG GTCTCACAGCTTGCTAGTCCAAGCGATGACTTGAGGCAAGTCACAGCCAGTGTTCTGCGCAATCTTTCCTGGAGAGCGGACAGTAGTAGCAAGCAAACCTTGCGCCAAGTCGGCGCTGTCGTTGGCCTTATGAAAGCTGCAATGGAGGGTCGAAAAGAATCTACTCTTAAATCTATTTTGTCGGCTCTGTGGAATCTTTCAGCTCATTGCAGCACAAACAAAATGGACATTTGCGCGGTAGAGGGTGCACTGGCTTTCCTCGTCGATATGCTCACTTATAACGCTCCTTCGAAAACGTTGGCAATCGTAGAGAATGCTGGCGGTATATTGAGAAACGTATCCAGTCATATAGCTGTAAGGGATGACTATCGGGCGATCGTACGCGAACGTGGATGCCTTCAG GTACTTTTGAAACAGTTACGTTCGCCGAGCTTGACAGTTGTGAGCAATGCTTGCGGTGCCCTTTGGAATCTCTCTGCGCGGTGTCCTCAAGATCAGCGCTTACTCTGGGATCTCGGAGCTGTTCCTATGCTGCGGAGTCTTATTCATTCTAAACACAAGATGATATCGATGGGCTCTAGTGCAGCGCTGAAAAATCTTCTTAGCGCCCGTCCAAACGGGAGTAATCTCGTTCATATGGATTCCACTACGCGAGGACTTGGTCTTCCGACTTTACCAAGCCTAACAGCGCGAAG ACAAAAGGCCCTCGAGCAAGAAATCGATCAAAACTTGGCAGAGACCTGTGATAATATTGAACCCAGCACATCTCCTTTGAGCAAAGATGAAAagtttacatttaaaatagaCTCAACCTTCCTCGATACGTCCAACAAAACCGTCAAGTCTTTTCGTCCAGCGGAGATTCCCCCTTCAGTCTCTGGTCAACCAGGACCTTCCGGACTCAAATTTTCCACGTTCTCCCGAAGTGAGAGCAGAGAATCCATGCGTTCAGTTACCAGTACACATTCAGACAcggtttttgaaaaagttaatCGTCAAGCACGAAAGGCAATGTCACCGTCTGAGCTTCAAATGAAACAGCAATCGGCATCGTTGCACTCGGCTATCAACTTTGACAGTGGTGCTCCCTCTGATAGACGCTCAAAAG GATTATCAGAAAAAAAGTACACGTTGCGATATATGCACGCTATACCGGAACGCTTGAAACCCGGAGAACCGTTGCCGGATTTGCGCGGATTGAAGTGCAGCTCTTCGACAATATCATGGGCCACCGCGCCCAATCAAGATGTGGCATGTTCAAAGGGTTTATTGCATTCGTCAGTTGAAGACAATCTATCAATGACGCATTCCTGCGATTCCGCAAATTCAAAAGTCGGTGCCAATCCAGACCTAAATTCGTATAGTTTTGCAAGAGCCAAGTCGACATCACCGTTCAACGTCGTCTCAAATAGTAATCTTCCTTTGAATAATGCTAAAATTACATCACCGATCGCGAATCCGTTTAACGATATTGTTGAAACAGATTTGGATCAACCAACGGATTACAGTCTTAAGTATCTAGACCATACTTCAGATGATGATAAGCAAAGTTCGGCGTACTTCACGGGCACAGACCAAGAACAAGATAACGTCAAAACTAGCTGTACTGAAGGAACACCTTACCAAAGTTCGTTAAATTCCTCTAGAGCATCTTCTGCTTCTGATCTGCTTGAGGATGGTAGACCAAGAGGTTTCTGTAGAAAAAGTCTAGATTCCAATTCGACTATATCGTCTAACGGATCAAagtattttactttaaatACGACGCTTACTGGCCAAAATAAACCACAGTCTCTAATTAGCAGAGCTAGTTCAAGAGCAGATTCGGTTAGATCTACAACTTCTG AAAGTACATTAACTTTAGAAGCAGGTAGATCGCTAGAGAGCGACAGCGCTATTTTTGAAGAACGTAAGTTGGGAGAAAGTTCCGGAGTGCCTAGTCTAAGTTCGTTGGTTGGAGTCGAGCCTAAAATAATCGATGAATCCAAGCCAAAGGGAATAAACAATTCACGCTATGAGGCGTTCGCAGATGGCTTCCGCGACCAATCTGTGAATAATCTCGCAAGGTACGCAACCACTACCAAGTTAAATGACATCGAAATTCATGACGTTAACGAGGATGTAATATCAGGAAACCAA ACTACTCCCCTAACGTCTCTTGAATCGGTGGATCAGCAAGAATTACAAGATGAGGGAGATCGCAGTGAAATAACGTATACTAATGACTATTATACAGTCCAAGAAACTTACACTCTTGAAAAGGACTTTAGAAAAGCAGGTCAGAATGACAATGATGACTGTAGCGTTTCTCAGCAGTGTTCTTCAACACTAAGTTTCGTTTCTGTCGACGACAAAGAGTCTCGTTTTGATAAAATCCAGAAGGATAGCGGCGAATTGATAGAAAACTTGACGGATCAGACACATACTGCTGCTACGTCGAAGTCGGGTAGTTGTGAATCTTTCGATTCGATCGAAAGATCAGAGCAAGCTTTATTGGAAATATGTATTAAATCTGGAATCTCAAAGCCTGAAGCACTATTATCATCAATTGAAAACGGTGCGGCTGTAAAATCTTCTCTTGGGAGAGATGATATAGATGCATCAAAACAAACTGTGAATGCCAGCAGTAACATTGACAACATTTATAAATCTGGTTCAAATACG ATCGAGGTTACAGACAGACTTCAAGACGAATACCGAAGACAGCGAGATCCAGATGCCATGATAGCTTCACTCGATCGTTTAACGGCTGCTTTAGTTCAGCAAACCGAAGCAATGCGTGAACGCGAATCTAGCGCTATGAAGGCTAGTTTGCTTAGCGACACGTGGAACGAAGATTCACCAAATGAAGTTTCGTTCCCTAGCATTAGTGTGAGCGCGCCCCTGGTTTCTTCTTTCAAAAGTGACTTGCAAGAAGAAGATCGTAGTATTCCGGATTCAATGACAGACTCAAAAATCATCGAGAGAGAAGCGATCAAACTAGCTGAAGCTATGAGTGCTGAAGCAAACAGAACTAGTTTGACTTCTCTTGATCTTGATGCAATAAACCCTCCTTCTACCATGGGAAGTCTCATATCTTTGACGGCAAGCATCGGAGGCGTCACAGATAACGGCGATAACTCTGCAG ATAAAAGTCGTGCTTATTCAAGTTCTCTTCCGCTGATGCAATCTATTGGTAGAAAGAAATCTTTGCCCATTACCGGAGTCGTTGCTCGTCGCGCATTAAGTCATGGACAGAATCGCACTAGTAGTCTAGAAAACCTTTTGAACGAATGCAATAGCGGAAATATCTCTCAACTGGAAAATGTAAAGCCACCGTCAATAATGGATGAATTGCTGGATCTTGGTGATATGGAAAACAGTATGTTGAGTGTGGAAAGTATCACATCTGAAATCGCAGATGTTACCAAGGACGATAATAACGACTCGCACAGCTTGACTAGCAGCGGGGATCCTGTTTTTGACCTAATAAAGCCGGTCGCTAACGTTCTTTCCATGACTTGCATGag ATACGCTGAGACAATGCAAACTAGTGGAAATAACAGTTTGAGTGAACGATTAGAAAACATTAATCCTCCTTCGTTGTTTAACGAAGTGAGCCAGATGGACGATTCGACAGTTGATGTAAACACTAACTGCAGTGATACTCTATGTATTGATGCAGAATTTTATAGCGAGGAGGCAACCCACTGCGTGTTTGATGAACGTATCGAGGAAATAGCCAATGATACCGATGAGGCAGCTAGTCTACTTTCTAGTGATCATTGTAGCTCAGTGGAATCCACCCCTAAAAAGCGCCTCTACAAAAATCACCCTG GTCAAATGACGCCAAAACAGAAGAGGCAGCTAGCTAAAGAAAGATACAAGACTTACACTATTGCAGCTGAGCGCGTTAAAAGGGAGCAAGAAGATCTTAAGAAACAGGAGCAAACGAATTCAACTAGTCCGAAAATCTATGCTGGAAAATGCTCACCTTTTTCGAAATTAACGCCGAAGCAGCGTAGACAGGAAGACAGAGCAAGATTTCAAACTCAGGTTTTAGAGACTCCTGTTCTCGATAAAACTGCTCATAATTCTTTGGAAAGTGAGCCTTCGAAAATACCAACTCCTGAAAAGAATAGTATACAATCCTTAGTAAAAAGTGGAATTCCAACTTTGAGGAAATTTGGTAGCGCTACCAAgacttttaaatttactaaaagCCCTGATCAtgaaatcaaaacaaaagcTACCAACGCTCAGTGTGATGAAGAAACTACTGAAAAACAAGAAGAACCATCGTCACCTACTAAGACTACTATCTATTCTAATGTTCAAAccgaaaatatgaatgaaaacaggtTTGCAACCTATGATAAAAGAAGTCTTACAAATGGCGTCTCCAAGAAGTATAGTCAAGTTCATAATGATGAAGAAGAGCAAGAAGAAGCAGCCGGCGTAGTAGCGTCTCATCTTATTTCATACACAGTTGAGCACACAGAACAGAATTTCACAATATATGATAAGGTTGATCTCGACGATTCGCAATCAGAGAGTGAAAACGATTCGTGTGAAAAAGATGAAAATCAACAATTAAAGGGCCCGCGAATTGTAAAACCAGGTACACTTTCGAGAGACTTGAGTGTTGAATCGGACAAATCGGAGCAAGAAGTCCCAAAAGGCATTCGAGGCCGTCGAAAACCATTATACTCGACGCCGAACACAAGAAAGTCAACTCCACAGTCGTCTCCCCTAAAGCAAACGTCGCTTGTCAATCGTAGCAATACTTCGCCAATCGTACGAGCAACTAGAGCTACGACGCTTAGGCAGAACAATAGCTTACAGAAATCGAATAGCCCAGCGAAAAATACCAATACTGCTCCAGCTACAGAAAAAAGAGTAGCCAGTGCTAATTATTCAGCTAAACGAAGCTCGATACCGCAGAAGATGATGTCTACTCCAGTTAAATTGGAGAGACAAGGCACATTTACCAAGGATGAACCTGAAATGGAAAATGCTCCTATGGTTTTACCGATGTCACCTTGCAAATCGAATTTTCAAACTAAGTCCGAAACCCCGA TTTCGAAAATACCAGCAAAAACATCACCAGTTCACGTAAAATCCAAGATTTCCATGCGAACTCCCGTGAGATCCAATCCATCAAAGCTCACAAAAACGGCAAGTGCAGAGAAAATTACCACACCTACCGGTATTCCAACTATAGCCAAACGGTCATCCACGAATCTTGGAAGTGCGGTGATTAAGTCATCTTCTAACAATCAAATAGCCCCTACCAACGAGAGCGGTATTCCTCGCAAAGTTTCACTAGGTCAGCGATCAAATAGCAATTCGAGTATTATCTCAAATGCCTCGAATCAGGGAACTCGTAAAATGGTAAAGGAAGCTACTAGCAAGATCGCTACTTTGTGGAAAAAAGtcgaggaaaataaaaataaacagcgCTTCGAAAAGCCTGACACTAGACAATGGATAACGCCAAAGCGGGCGCCTACCCAAATCGACTCTCCACAAGAGGAGAAAGAAGAAACTTGCAGATTATTTAGAAGTTCCACTTTCGAGGGTGTCACTGGAGATTCGGTAAATCCGAGTCAAGACTTAATTTCCATCTCTGGAGAAGTGACTACTGTATGA